AGAACCAGATATGTCGAACGTGTTACTCGTAGACATGGAGAAATGTACGGGTTGTAAACAATGTGCCTTGGCTTGTTCGCTGACCAAGGAGGACCTTTTCGACCCATTGCGCTCCAGGATTAAAGTCCTGAAACGAGAAAAAACTGCAATGGCAGTACAACTGTTATGTGAGCAATGCAGTGGGCATCCCTGTACTGATGCCTGCCCGGAAGACGCACTCACAAGAGATGAAACTACAGGAATCATTACAGTTGATGCTGACTTGTGTACTGGTTGTGGTGCTTGTGCCAAAGTATGTCCATACCACGCAATCAGACTACACCCCGAAACAGAAGTAGCTCTGATTTGCGATCTCTGTGGTGGGGATCCATACTGCGTACAGCATTGCGTTCCAGAGGCCCTAATGTGGGTCGAGGAGACGGATGAGAGAGTAAAGGAGAAAAGAAAACTTCGAGCCGCAAGAATGGCCGAATACAAGAACATCATGGAGGAGTCGTGATATCGATGTACGCACATCAAGGATCTATACTGCATGTTGATTTAACAGAAGATAAGATTTGGAAAGAGCCATTGCCGGAAGAATGGCGAAAACTGTATATTGGCTCTAGAGGAATCAATGCAAGGCTTCTTTGGGATTACTGCAAGGACCCGGACATCACTTGGGATGATCCTAGGAATGTCATAATCTATGCTCCTGGTGCAGTAACTGGAACAACTGCTCCTGCCTCTGGCAGAACGTCAGTTACAACGGTGGGCTGCTCAACTGGTTTGTACTTGAAAAGCAACATGGGTGGCCACTGGGGAGCGCAGCTCAAGTTTGCGGGATACGATCATATTGTGGTACACGGCGAGGCTGAGCGACCTTCGTATATTGAAATCGATGATGACCATGTAGAGATTCACGAAGATACTGACCTTTGGGGCAGAGATGTCCTTGAAACTGATACCTACCTGAAGAAGAAGCACGGATATGGCTCAAGAGGTCTATACATAGGGCCTGCTGGTGAGAAGCTCGTAAGAGGGGCTTCCATTATGGGCTCTTGTTACCATGCTGCGGGAAGAGGGGGTGGAGCAGCAGTCATGGGCGTCAAGAATCTCAAGGCAATCAGCGTGAAGGGTACCAACCCTGTCCGTGTAAAGGATCCTGAGAGATTTGCTGAAGTGGCCAAGGAGATGAGAGAGCTCCTCGTGGAGGATAGCGGTGCTCAAGGACTCCATGAACACGGTACTGCGGGCTCAATGGCAGGAGTCAACGAATTGCATGCCCTGCCAGGAAAGAATTGGCAGACCGGTCATACCGAAAACGTGTATCCCATTACTGGCCAAGCAGTAACCGAACAAGGTTATCTGAAGCGAAGGGTAGCATGTTTTGGTTGTACAATCGGTTGCCATCGATATTCAGAAATTGATGAAGGACCACACGCAGGCATTGCCAGCGGGGGACCTGAATATGAAACACT
This genomic window from Candidatus Thorarchaeota archaeon contains:
- a CDS encoding aldehyde ferredoxin oxidoreductase family protein; translated protein: MYAHQGSILHVDLTEDKIWKEPLPEEWRKLYIGSRGINARLLWDYCKDPDITWDDPRNVIIYAPGAVTGTTAPASGRTSVTTVGCSTGLYLKSNMGGHWGAQLKFAGYDHIVVHGEAERPSYIEIDDDHVEIHEDTDLWGRDVLETDTYLKKKHGYGSRGLYIGPAGEKLVRGASIMGSCYHAAGRGGGAAVMGVKNLKAISVKGTNPVRVKDPERFAEVAKEMRELLVEDSGAQGLHEHGTAGSMAGVNELHALPGKNWQTGHTENVYPITGQAVTEQGYLKRRVACFGCTIGCHRYSEIDEGPHAGIASGGPEYETLGALGNGPGLVDTEAVLILNEICNRLGLDTITAGAVVQWAIESYERGVLTKEDTDGLELGWGKLEETKKAIIKMAERDGSLGNLMGDGLKIATERVGQESYKWATMNSKGLEQSNVETRSAKAYALAFAVNPRGPDHLMTETFAEFGASPEAIEVIEDITGDKKYATPHSTEKRAEIVRWHEDCYEITEALGFCVFTSTAAFGVNPDNMARLYEAATGIKMDEETMMRTGRRVVTLEKAFNVTRGATRKHDDLPYRLMHEGAASGPLKGETNNP
- a CDS encoding 4Fe-4S dicluster domain-containing protein, with the protein product MSNVLLVDMEKCTGCKQCALACSLTKEDLFDPLRSRIKVLKREKTAMAVQLLCEQCSGHPCTDACPEDALTRDETTGIITVDADLCTGCGACAKVCPYHAIRLHPETEVALICDLCGGDPYCVQHCVPEALMWVEETDERVKEKRKLRAARMAEYKNIMEES